From the genome of Polynucleobacter sp. AM-7D1:
CCAACTGCATCAATTCTCATAAGCATAGGATTCAGAATGTTATGCGTACCAGCATATACACGATCACCAATCTTTTTATCAATTGGCTTTGATTCGCCAGTCAGCAGTGACTCATCTAAAGCGCTCTCACACTCAATCAAAATACCATCTGCTGGGACCACATCACCAGGTGGAACACGAAGAACCTCACCAGGGTTGCAATTAATAACCGGAACAATCTCTACTTGCTGAGATGCGGGATAGTTCGGCACCCTCTCACAAGTTGCGGGCAACTGTTTTGCTAAAGCCTCCGCCCCACCCTGCGCATCTTGACGAGCCAACAACTCCACATAACGTGCCGCCAAGATAAAGGCAACAAACATGGTGATGGAGTCAAAGTAGCCTTGGCCTGAGCCAGTAGCAAGGTTCACGGTACCAGCAGAAAATGCTAGAGCTAAAGCTAGGGCAATAGGAACATCCATACCCAACATATGCGTCTGACGAAATGAGGCAACACTTCGCCATGCAGCCTGAAAAATCGGACCAGCTGAATACACCATCACTGGAACAGTGAGAGCCCAACTAGTCCAACCCAGTAAGAGGTCATACTCAGCGGTAATATCACTATCACCAACGTATGTTGGCCAGGCATACATCATGACTTGCATCATGCCCAATAAAGCAACTCCAAGTCTCGTCAGCAGTTGACGACGTTCTTTCTTGGATTTTTCAATTGACAGTGAAGGCTCGAATGGCCACGCCTCGTAACCAATACGCTCCACTTCAAATAGCAAACGCGCTAGGCTAGTTTGCCCAGGAGAAAACTCTGCCTTGACCTTTTGACTTACGTAATTAATCTGCACATCTTTCACACCAGGAATACGCCTGAGATGTTGCTCACATAACCACACACAAGCAGCACAGCGAATCTTCTCAAGTCGTAAAGTGGTTTCTAGATTACCCTCCTCACCACTTGGCCGAGTATATCTGCCAAGCAAAGAAGGATCATCGTAAGGAGCTAGGTTGTCAGGAATTTCATTTGAAGCAAGGTAAGCAGCAGGCTTATCACTTGACTGTGCACGACGTGCATAGAACACCTCCAAACCTTCACCATGAATAGTTTGCGCAATTGCCATGCAACCAGCGCAACAAAATTTTCTATTGACGCCACCTAAGTCAAGTTCATAAGAGTCACTTGGAAGAATAAAACTTCCACAGTGATAGCAGCTATTGCTTGGCATGCTAGCGCTCATGAATGCATCATTAATTGCGAGCGGGAGACTTGCTTACCCAGCCATTACGGCGTTCATATAGAACAAATAGAACACCCCAGATCACTATGGCGAAATATGCCCAGACCCAAGCAATTTGTGAGCTACGAGAGCCTGTTAAATCAAGTACAAATCCAAAAATCGCCGGGCCTAATAGACCGCCGCCAAAACCCATTAAAGAATGGAGACCCATTGCAGCGCCTTTAATATTTTCTTGCGCGCTCACCACCAAACCCGCAGTTAAAGTGGCGGAGTCAGCCATAATAAAAATTGCGTGTCCCGTTGCCAATGCAATAATTAACCACCAAGATTGTCCGGTTGATAAAGCCAGCGCCATGCCAAATGCTGCACTAGTCAGCATGACAATGAAAATCCATTTTTGACGCCCTATTCTTAAGGCAATCTCATTTCCAGTAATGGATGCCGGAACACCAAAAAAATTAATGACACCAGCAAGGGTGGTAGCGGTTAAGAGAAAAGAGTCGCCAGTCGTGATTGCACAGAAAGCAAAAAAGGCAACCAACCAACTACGAGAAGCAAATAGTTCGATCGAATGCACTGTGTAACCAAAAATAAATCCTGAAGCTGTTTTATCTTGCAAAACTAAGCGCCATTTGTCCACTGGAAAAATGTCGTGCAATCGAATATGAATAGGGCCATGCCATTTTTCATGAGTCAGCGCAGGAATAAATATCAGCACAATCAATAATGCGGTAAATGGGCCTAAGGCGATGATTCCGAAAACATAGCGCCAGCCCAAACCATCCAAGATCCAGCCTGAGCAAAGATATGAAAAGCCAGTACCAATGCCAAAGAAAGCCGTATAGAAAGCAATATGACGACTCAATTCTCCGGTCTTAATGCGATCAGAAAGAATCTTTAAGCCAGGCATATAGGTACCCGCTAAACCAGCCCCATTAATCGCCATAAAGATCAGGGCAGTCAAAAAGTTATCAGCAAGGATGCCCATGCCAAGCAATCCACTTGTAGCCAAAAGACCACCTACAAGATAGACTTTTTTTGCATCGACACGATCTGTCAGGGCTGTTGCCAACGGCACCATCAGCATATAGCCAAAGAAAAAAGCGCTCGCAATTAAACCCGACTGCAAATTACTGAGATGCCATTCGTCTTGCAATGTTGTTAACACGACAGCGTAGCAAGCAAAACCAAGCAGCGCGCAGGTTTGCGCCATGAGCATGAAAGGGGTGTAACCGGTAGGTTTAAAGCGCATAGGACTTACTGCTGACTACGACCTGGTGAATCCTGAAAACCATTCGAGCGAAAGGTGAGCACCAAAGTATCTCTGTAGCCGTGAGGCCCTAAGGGCTGAATCGGGGTGGACTCATGAATCATACGTTCATCATTCATCAACAATAAAGACCAAGGTTCAGAAAGTGTAAATCTCAAACCGGCAGAACCATTTGCATCAAAAATGCGAGTCTCACCACCCTTAATACCAACTCGATTGAGCAAAAAGACAGCTACAAAATCCACGCCATCACGATGCGCACCTTCGGGAGTTGGGCGACCAATTCCATCAGTCGTATCAATCCGAAATTGATGCGCCTCAACAAACCAAGTATTCACCTGCTTTACGCCGCTTAATACGTTGGCCAGCCCCAGCAAAAGAGATTGCCAGGCAGGATTGTTAGTAAGCTGAGCCTGCGAGGGTTCAAACCAGCGCTCGATGCCGCCATGCAAGGCGTTGTAGTCAACTGACTGCCAATGGGCACGATGCGGCACTATGGTCAGACTTTCACCCCTCATCTCGAAACTTGAATGGCGTCGAAAGCGGTAGCGCCCCCCATCCTTTAGATACGGATCGCGTGGCAAACCTTCCCAAAACTGGTTCAGGCCTAAGAGCTGTTCTAGATCCACATGCGCTATTTTGGCCACATCCTGTGCGGATAGCACTGCATAACCCTGATCTCGCAAAGATTGAGGTAATTCCTTAACGGGAGTCAGCGGGGGTAAAAGGCTTGAGAGAGTCATGGGCTTATTTTAGGCTTTTAGCAAACAACTTAGGAATGCAAATTCAAACGACCACGTACCTCTCCTACATGCCCCTTTAAGTCATATAACTCTTTTGCGTCCAGCATAGAAACCTTGATATTGCCCACCCTTCTCTCAATATCCTCCAATTCCTTAAAGTTCTTTTCTTTCAAGTCTGGATTAGCAGCGTTTTTCTCTATCAACTTCAGCTCTTCATAAACTCTAGATAGCTTGAGTCGTAATAACAAATTCTTGGCCGCAGGAATATAGGTAAACAAGGGAATAAAAATCACCAACAGCGGGATGACGATTTTTGCGAACCTCCCAATCCATACCGCAGTCCAGAAAGGTAAATGGCGATGTAATAAAGACGGTCCGTCTTTTAGATAGATTTCTGCATCCACATGCAAAGGAAAATCAAGACCGGTGCCCGATGGAAACTCTCCCGGCTTTTGTAGATAGGCATAGGATTTCAGAATATCGTAAGTATCGCCAAGTAATAATGTCACCAAAGCAGGGCTAATACCTTCCTTGCCTACCAAGGTAGCTGTTGCCGCCAACACCTGAATATCTTGACGAGGCAAGTCATACGCAATACTGACCATCCCACGTGGCACCGTTACCTTAGAAAGAAATGGAAATAAATGAACATAAGCTTCGGCCTGTTCAAAACTCATTAAGCGAATGCCGGGCGTTTCATAAAAACTTTTAAGTAAAGGTGCTTCGGCAGCGCTCACTAAAAAAATAGCGTCTAACTCCCCTTTTTTAAATTTTTCCAACGCTTCCAACGGCTTGAGCTTTTCCGTGTGAATATCTTTCATACTTAATCCGCTTGCCTCGAGCAATTGCGAGGCTAAACTTAAAGTACCACTTCCCTCATTGCCGATGGAAACGCGCTTACCTTTCAGCTGACTCAATAAGCCCAAGCGCCCAGATTCATTCGGAAAGCTAGCCTCTCGATACCAAACCCATACAGGCTCATAAAACACTCCTGCAATCGAGACCAGTTTGGGATGCTTGGATAAGTCTGCGACTCCACCTTGAACCATTGCAAAATCGACACCTGAATGCGGATCATTCAATAAGGCCAAGTTATCACTTGTGCCGCCAGTCGTTCTCAAGCGCAGAGAAATTCCTTCCTCCGTAAGCTCTTTCTGAAGTCTTTCACCAAATTGCTGATACAGACCAGTAGGCAAGCCCGTTGCCAACTGGATGGACCTGGGCGGTGGGGGCACCAAAACCCATAAGGTAGCAAAAAGTATCGCCACCAGAACTAAAAAGGCTATGCCAAATGCGATAGGGTTGTAGATATTTTTGCGTATGAAGTCCATAAGAATTCTTCTTGTTTTTGCCATTATGCCCCTAGCCCATAGATCAAGAGCGGAATGAATTCATCCCGAATCATTTAGGATAAGATGAATGTTTTCAAAGAACCCTTAGGATCGAAATGAACTCAAACCTCAATAAGGTAGCCCTGGTTACGGGAGCTGGAACGGGTATCGGCAAGGCAGCTGCAAAAGCACTGCTTAATGGCGGCTTTCAAGTTGTCTTAACCGGTAGAAACCTTGAGAAACTGAATAAAGCCATTCAAGATATTGGCGGAAATAGCCAAAACTGCTTAGCTCTTGCCTGCGACGTGGGTAGACCAGAACAAGTAAAGCAGTTATTTTCAGAGATCCAAAAACATTTTGGCCGCATTGATGTGCTCTTTAATAATGCGGGTATGGGTGCTCCAGCAATCCCGATGGAAGAGATCAGCTACGAACAATGGATGAACGTGGTCAATGCCAATCTTTGCGGGGCTTTTCTTTGCTCACAAGAAGCAATTCGCATGATGAAGGCGCAGTCACCTCAAGGTGGACGCATTATTAACAATGGCTCCATCTCAGCACATGCACCCCGCCCGATGTCTGCTCCTTATTCATCTACTAAGCATGCCATCACTGGATTAACCAAGTCCATTGCATTAGATGGTCGTCCTTTCAACATCACCTGTGGTCAAATCGATATTGGTAATGCCGGTACTGAAATGACCATCCCTATGGCCGCCGGAATTTTGCAAGCCGATGGCTCAAAGAAGGCTGAGCCATTAATGGATGTGGATCATGTTGGGCAAGCAGTACTACATATGGCTCAACTACCTCCAGAGAGCAATATTCTGACGATGACCATCATGGCAAGCAATATGCCATTTGTTGGTCGAGGTTAATTAAGGTCTAACTTGATCGACCATCAAGCGGGCATCTGTCGTGCCCACTTTGATGGTTTGCGCAGAAGAAATCAAATCGCCAGATTCTGGCATTGCCATACCCGTTTTGGAAATACGCACCTCAACTGATACCTCAGGTAATTGAGAGATCAAGGCATTTGGGCTCATTGCCAAAGCATCATTTAAAACAAAACTCACCGGGAATGTAGTCACCGGGGTTTTGAGAACTGCGACTGGCATACGCTCACCAGGCTTACGAGCAATCACCATCAAAGTATCACCCGCTTTAACTTTAGATTGAAGCGCGGAAGATATTCCTACTCGCCCACTCACACCACGATTATTAATCGCTGGTGTAGTAGCTGGTGATAACCCACCTTTGCTACGTGCCTCCGCAATAGAGCCTGCAATCGCTCTCGCCTCATCTGTTTCAGGGGGTAATTGCTTTTCTAGCTTTTCCCAAGATTGCACAGCGGCTTTGTAGTTTTGCGCATTAAAGGCTGCAGTTCCAGAAAGCCACAAGGCCAATAGATTGTTTGGATCTAGCGCCAAAGCTTTGTTAATCAATTGCTGTGGTTTACCAGCAAAATTACCATTTGCATTTGCCGCCAATACATCAGCATAGTCAGCCAACAACTGTGGATCAGCATCCACAAAAGAGCCTGCACGAGCATAAGCTTTTGCGGCCTCAGCATTCTGACCCAAAATTCGGTAGGAGCGTGCCAGCATAGCCCAGCCCTTTAAATTATCAGGCTCCTTCTCCATCTTGGCAGCAAACTCAGTAACCATCTTTTCAACAGCTTCTTGAGTCATTGGCTGCTCAGCACTCTTTTCGGCAATTCGAGCAGCATCACCAAGATAGAAATAAAAACCTGCTGAAAGCAATACTACAAAAAGACAAATTCCAACAATAGTTTTCTTTGGGGAACCCAATACAGCGAGATCATCCGCCTCGTCCGTATCTTGAAAAAGGCGCTGACGCATTTCTGCATGAGCTTGCTCGTAACTATCAGCATCAACCGTGCCCGCCAAACGATCAGCCTCGAGCTTATCGAGCTCCTCGCGATAAATAGCAGCATTCATCTGACGACGAGAGGTCTCAGATTCTTTAGCTGGGAAAAATAATGGGCGAAGCAATAACACCAAGACCAAGATCAACAAAAGGAGGGCGGGTATTAAAAAACTAGTCATGTGCATTTTCTGTTGAACTGGATTTTGCATCCCGAAGTAGTGCATCAATACGACGATTGTCCTCTGCGGATAACGTAGTACTTGGCACTCTTTGATTTCTGCGGCGTAAATACACTGCTAGGCCAATAATCCCAACAAGCAAAATCACAAAAGGGCCTATCCATAAAATCCAAGTGATTGGCTTTACGGGTGGGCGATATAAGACAAAGTCGCCATAGCGCTCCACCATAAACTCCCGAATTTGTTTATCGGTTTTACCTTCACCAATCAAAATCCGAATTTCTTTACGCAAATCATTTGCCAAATCAGATCGTGATCCCGCAAGGGATTCATTCTGGCAAACCAGACAACGCATTTCTTCTGAAATTGCAATCAAGCGCTGCTCAGTGACCGGATCATCTGCGAGCGGAGTGGCGTCTTTAGCTAAAGCAACATTCATCGCACAAGCAATCGCAATACTTGTAAGACTAGCTAGGATCAGCTTACGCAACATCACTTAAGCTCACCCAATAGAGGAATAATCTTCTTATTCAATAGTTCCATTGTGATTGGGCCGATATGTTTGAACCGAATCACCCCAGCTTTATCAATGACATATGTCTCTGGAACACCGTATACACCATAGTCAATACCAACGCGACCGTTCGCATCAAAGGCAGATAAAACATAAGGATTGCCTTGGCGAGCAAGCATCGCCATCGCATCCTCACGCTTGTCTTTGTAATCCAAGCCAACAATCGGCGCGACACCCAACTTACCTAGCTCAACCAAAACGGGATGCTCTTCACGACAAGCAACACACCAAGAAGCCCATACGTTCAAAATCCAGGGCTGACCTTTCATGCTGTCTGGTGAAAAGGTTTTTTGAGGATCAGCTAATTGAGGGAGTTCAAAAGCGGGAGCTTGCTTGCCAATTAGTGGCGAAGGTATTTCATGTGGATCGCGATTCAAGCCTATCGCTAAAAATCCAACCAAAATTACAAACAAGAAAAGTGGAATTAAAAACTTGGCTTTCATACTGCTGCCTTACGTAATTTCATACGATAGCGCTTATCTGACATTGCCAAAACGCCACCCAGAGCCATCAATAGACAGCCGCCCCAAATCCAATCAACAAATGGCTTGTAATAGACGCGAACAGCCCATGCCTTATCTTCCAACTCTTCACCCAATGAGACATAAATATCTCGAGTCAGGCCAACATCAATTGCAGCCTCAGTCATTGGCATAGTGGAAGAGAAGTAGCTACGTTTTTCTGGGTACATCGTAGCTTCCAACTTCCCATTACGAGAAAGCAAGAAGGTACCTTGCATTGCGTTGTAGTTTGGGCCAGGCACAGCAGAGACGCTTTGAAGTTGAATTTGGTAACCACCAACGCTAACACTTTCACCGGGAAGCATACGTACGTCCTTTTCTTCTTGGTAAGTACCCACCATGGTGACGCCAATGACGAACACTGCTATACCTAAATGCGCTAACTGCATGCCAATAAAGGAGCGGGTAGGCTTACCTGCTTTAGCTTGACGAATGATCTGCAAAACACCTGAGGCAATGACCCAGAATGCCAGTAAGAAACCAAGGCTACTGAGCCAGGTAAATTCACCCATGATGAAGGGAATCAAAGCGGCAGCAATCACTGCCACTAGAGTTGCAATCCATAAGCGCTTAATGACATCCACGAGATTGGAGTTCTTCCAATTGGTCCAGGGCCCAATTCCCATTAAGACCAACAAAGGAATCATGATGGGTACAAATACACTATTAAAGTATGGAGGGCCTACTGAGATCTTTCCCAGGTGGAGAGCATCAATCAGCAAGGGATAGAGCGTACCCAAGAGCACCGATGCGGCCGATACCACCAAGAAAACATTGCCGAGCAAAATAAAGGTTTCGCGTGAGGTGAAACTGAACTTACCACCAAGCGTACTCTTGGGAGCACGCCAAGCGTAGAGGGTTAAAGAAGACCCCACTACCAACACCAAGAAAATCAAAATAAAGATGCCGCGCTTAGGATCAGTCGCAAATGCATGCACTGAAGTCAGCACTCCAGAACGCACTAAGAATGTTCCGAGAAGTGAAAGTGAGAAAGCCGTAATTGCCAAGAGCACTGTCCAACTCTTAAATCCACCACGCTTCTCAGTAACCGCAAGCGAATGTAACAAAGCAGTACCAACTAACCAGGGAATGAATGAGGCATTTTCAACAGGATCCCAGAACCACCAACCACCCCAACCCAATTCGTAATAAGCCCACCAAGAGCCTAGCGCAATACCCAGAGTTAAAAATACCCAGGCAGCGGTTGTCCAAGGACGTGACCAGCGCGCCCAAGCAGCATCAAGGCGACCAGATAATAAAGAAGCAATTGCAAATGCAAATGCTACTGAAAAGCCAACATAACCCATATACAACATGGGCGGATGAAATACTAATCCCGGATCCTGTAAGAGTGGATTGAGAGATCGTCCATCCTGAGCAGCTGGCAATAATCGCTCAAAGGGGTTAGAAGTTAAGAGCACAAATAAGAGCAGTCCTGTGATGACTAAGCCCAAGACACCAATGACACGGGCCACCATAAACTCATCCAAGGCTTTGGAAAGTTGGGCCACCAAGAATGTCCAAGTCGATAGCAAGAAAACCCACAACAATAGAGAGCCTTCGTGACCACCCCAGACCGCACCCAAACGGTAGATGACTGGCATTTGTGAGTTGGAATGATCTGCAACATAGAGCACAGAAAAATCATTCGTATAAAAGCTCCACGCTAAGATGACGAAGGCAATAGCGAGCAATAAGAAAACAGTTTGCGCAGCTGGCCTGGCCAACAAAATCCATTCACGGCGACTTTGATGCGCGCCGACCAATGGAAGAATTCCCTGAAGAATGGCAACACATAAAGCCAGGATTAACGCGTAATGCCCAAACTCAGGAATCATTGTTTATTTCCATTTTTTTGAGCCTGATCCAAGGCATGCTTGGCCTCTGGTGGCATGTAGTTCTCATCATGCTTAGCCAGCACTTCGCTAGCAACAAATTGTCCATCCGGATTTAAGCGACCTTGGATAACTGCACCCTTACCTTCTTTAAACAAATCCGGAAGAATGCCTGTATAGGCAACAGGAATATCTTTCGCCATATCGGTAATTACAAAGTGGACAGTCAAACCATCTCGCTTCACTGATCCATCTTTGACCATGCCGCCAATCCGAAAGACTTGACCAGCCGGTGACTTACCAGCAGCAACTTCGCTGGGGGTAACATACAAAGCGATATTGCTATTGAGCGCATTCAAAATCAATGTTGCTGCGATGCCAATAGCAATGAGTGCGCCAACAATAATGGCGGCCCGTTTATGTCTTGGTTTCACTTACCACCCTTTTGATCAAACTGCTCTGCCATCACTTCACGCTGAAGTCTTCGCACAATCACTCTGTGTCGCGCCCGAACAGCCAGGGGCTCAAGCAAGAGTACCAAGGCACAAACGCCAAAGCTACTCCATACATAGAGCGCATAACCACCCATTGCAAAGAATTCCGCCGGACTATTCCACATCAATGCTTTACCTCGTTTAATTGCTTAACCCAGTCAGTATGGGCCTCGCGCTCCAAAATGATGGCACGCACACGCATTAACCCTACTGCGATTGAGTACATCCAGAAGCATAAAGCCATTAATAACATTCCCCACAACATGGTCTGGGCCATGGCCGGAGCCTTAGTTAAGGAAACAGAGGCACCTTGATGCAAGGTATTCCACCATTTCACTGAAAAATAAATGATGGGGACGTTTACTACGCCAACTAAAGCCAAAATTGCCCCTGCTTTATCGGCACGGCGAACATTATCAATCGATGCTTGTAGGGCAATAAATCCAAGATATAAAAAGAGCAGAATTAACTCAGAAGTTAAGCGTGCATCCCATACCCACCATGCGCCCCACATAGGCCTACCCCAGAAGGCTCCAGTCCATAGAGATAAAAAAGCCATCCAAGCACCAATTGGTGCAAGCGCCTGAGCCATCATGGCCGACAGACGCGCATTAAATATCAAACCTAATCCAGCCCAGGCAGCCATCACTAAGTAGATAAACATCGACATCCAAGAGGCAGGTACGTGAACAAAAATAATGCGATAACCCTGACCTTGAACAGCGTCTACCGGCGCCACAAAAAAACTGACCCACAATCCAGCAAGACCAAAAATGACTGTTAACACCCAAAACCAAGGGATCATTTTTCCAGCAAGCGGATAAAAGGTACTCGGGCTCGAGAATTTGAACCAGTTAATAATGCGACTAGAGGATGGATTATTTACATTACTCATTCGATAGCAATCTTTACTGCAATAGCACTGACCCAAGGTGTAAATGCTAATGCCAAAATCAATAAGGCGCCCAATAGGGAGAAATGCCCCGTAATATCGAGCCCTACGCTGCTGGCGTACACAGCACCAGCACCAAAAATCAATACGGGAATATACAGCGGCAAAATCAGCAGGCTCATTAAAACACTGCCACCCCTTACCCCTAGAGTTAAAGCCGCCCCAATCGAACCCACTAAAGATAAAACCGGCGTTCCCAACAATAAAGATGCCATTAAGACCTGCAAAGACTGAGCATCTAAATCAAACTGAATGCCAATCACCGGCGCCAGCAAGACTAAAGGCAGTCCGCATACCAACCAATGGGCAAGCACTTTGCCAAACACCGCTACTGTAAAGGAATTCGGGGATAAGACCAATTGCTCTAGAGTGCCATCCGCGTAGTCAGCTGCGAACATCCGCTGCAAGCCAAGCAATGTGGAAAGCAAGGCAGCAACCCAAATAACGCCGGGTGCAATTTTTCTTAGTAAAGCAGTATCGGCACCGATTCCTAATGGGAAGAGGCTAGTCACTATGACAAAGAAAAATAACGCCGTTAAGACCTCGCTCTTGCGACGCATCACCAGCAATAGATCACGATGAACGATGGCTACAAAGGCATTCATAGATCCAACACTCGCAGATTCGGAATAGATAAGGGTTGATGACTTGTCAGGACTACCAAACCGTTACCCTCAAGATGCTCTGCTATCAAGCCTAGCAACTCTTGGGTCGCATGAGTATCTAGAGCATTAAAAGGTTCGTCCAAAATCCAGACTTGTGCCCGTCGCGTCACCATGCGAGCCATCAAGACACGCTTTTTTTGACCTGCAGACAAGCAATTGACAGGCAGATCTTCGCGCCCTTTCAGGCCAAATCGCCATAGGGAGGTAAAAGCATCTTGATCAGAAAGCAAGATGTCATCAATCGCTGCAAACAAGCGCAAATTTTCAAGGGCGCTGAGATCTTCTTTCAAGGCATCGCGATGGCCTAAAAATAAGAGCTTGCCGTGATACTCCGATGCCGCTTCTTTGATGGAATTGCCATTCCATAAGATGTCACCAGACTCAGGGGAAGCTAATCCCGTCAGTAAACGCAAAAGGCTCGTCTTCCCAACCCCATTCTCACCCCGAATATGGAGACACTGACCGGCAAGGACCTGTAAATTCAATTGTGAAAACAGCGTCCGCTCGCCTCGCACGCAAGTAATCCCCCTAGCCTCAAGAGCTGCATTTGGAGATGCTGGGAAGGAAGAATAAGTGGCTGTCATCGGAAGAAATGGCTTGAATCAAACCACCCTAGGCATTGTCCAAGAGCCACTAGGGGCTGTCAAACAACCTAAAACAGTCATCAGAGAATAAATCTCTTTCAATTCAATCGCTTAGCCAATTATAGAGGCTATTCCAGCAGAATGATCTGAGCCAAACACCTGGGTTTGTCTATGGCAAGCGCCTTATTTCCAAAAAATAGGCAGTTTTTGGAGTCCAGAACCCTGAATCAGCATAGACTTTTTCTGAATGCTTCCTTGGTAGGAGGCCTCAATCTGATACTGACCTGCAGTCAAATTAATCAAGATATAGGGTCCATCGGCCTGCGCATCAAAAATCACTTGATTCATAGCATTCAAAATTTTGATCTTTGCACCAAAAATCCAAACGCCACGACCATTCTCTAATTGCGATAACTCTAACAATAAAGGCCACTGCTTTGACTCCGTCAAAATCGCCTGAGATTCTTCCTCACCAACCCCGCCAGAGATATAAGAGATTCCTTGGGAATATTGAGTATCTGGTACCTGCGCAAATACCATTGAAGAAAACGTGAGACATGCTGCAGAAAGAATCAGTCGGGCATTGAATTTCATGTGAGCCTTATTTGATTAGCGTAAGTGTGTACTTCATTCTACAGTCAAGTACATCACTCAAGTAAGTTGAAGTGTAAGTAAAAAAGCCCCGCACAAGCGGGGCTTTTCAGCAAACTACTTTAATACAACTCATGTTCGGTAACCCACATTAAGGGATCATGATGATTGCACCTGAAACTTTTCTTCCTTCGGCTGCTTTATGTGCTTCAGCAGCTTGTTCAAGTGTGAACTTAGCACCAATTTGCACCTTCACTCGACCTTGTGCAATCGCA
Proteins encoded in this window:
- a CDS encoding carboxypeptidase-like regulatory domain-containing protein → MKFNARLILSAACLTFSSMVFAQVPDTQYSQGISYISGGVGEEESQAILTESKQWPLLLELSQLENGRGVWIFGAKIKILNAMNQVIFDAQADGPYILINLTAGQYQIEASYQGSIQKKSMLIQGSGLQKLPIFWK
- a CDS encoding DsbE family thiol:disulfide interchange protein, translated to MKAKFLIPLFLFVILVGFLAIGLNRDPHEIPSPLIGKQAPAFELPQLADPQKTFSPDSMKGQPWILNVWASWCVACREEHPVLVELGKLGVAPIVGLDYKDKREDAMAMLARQGNPYVLSAFDANGRVGIDYGVYGVPETYVIDKAGVIRFKHIGPITMELLNKKIIPLLGELK
- the ccmE gene encoding cytochrome c maturation protein CcmE is translated as MKPRHKRAAIIVGALIAIGIAATLILNALNSNIALYVTPSEVAAGKSPAGQVFRIGGMVKDGSVKRDGLTVHFVITDMAKDIPVAYTGILPDLFKEGKGAVIQGRLNPDGQFVASEVLAKHDENYMPPEAKHALDQAQKNGNKQ
- the ccmA gene encoding cytochrome c biogenesis heme-transporting ATPase CcmA; its protein translation is MTATYSSFPASPNAALEARGITCVRGERTLFSQLNLQVLAGQCLHIRGENGVGKTSLLRLLTGLASPESGDILWNGNSIKEAASEYHGKLLFLGHRDALKEDLSALENLRLFAAIDDILLSDQDAFTSLWRFGLKGREDLPVNCLSAGQKKRVLMARMVTRRAQVWILDEPFNALDTHATQELLGLIAEHLEGNGLVVLTSHQPLSIPNLRVLDL
- a CDS encoding heme lyase CcmF/NrfE family subunit; this translates as MIPEFGHYALILALCVAILQGILPLVGAHQSRREWILLARPAAQTVFLLLAIAFVILAWSFYTNDFSVLYVADHSNSQMPVIYRLGAVWGGHEGSLLLWVFLLSTWTFLVAQLSKALDEFMVARVIGVLGLVITGLLLFVLLTSNPFERLLPAAQDGRSLNPLLQDPGLVFHPPMLYMGYVGFSVAFAFAIASLLSGRLDAAWARWSRPWTTAAWVFLTLGIALGSWWAYYELGWGGWWFWDPVENASFIPWLVGTALLHSLAVTEKRGGFKSWTVLLAITAFSLSLLGTFLVRSGVLTSVHAFATDPKRGIFILIFLVLVVGSSLTLYAWRAPKSTLGGKFSFTSRETFILLGNVFLVVSAASVLLGTLYPLLIDALHLGKISVGPPYFNSVFVPIMIPLLVLMGIGPWTNWKNSNLVDVIKRLWIATLVAVIAAALIPFIMGEFTWLSSLGFLLAFWVIASGVLQIIRQAKAGKPTRSFIGMQLAHLGIAVFVIGVTMVGTYQEEKDVRMLPGESVSVGGYQIQLQSVSAVPGPNYNAMQGTFLLSRNGKLEATMYPEKRSYFSSTMPMTEAAIDVGLTRDIYVSLGEELEDKAWAVRVYYKPFVDWIWGGCLLMALGGVLAMSDKRYRMKLRKAAV
- the ccmC gene encoding heme ABC transporter permease CcmC; this encodes MSNVNNPSSSRIINWFKFSSPSTFYPLAGKMIPWFWVLTVIFGLAGLWVSFFVAPVDAVQGQGYRIIFVHVPASWMSMFIYLVMAAWAGLGLIFNARLSAMMAQALAPIGAWMAFLSLWTGAFWGRPMWGAWWVWDARLTSELILLFLYLGFIALQASIDNVRRADKAGAILALVGVVNVPIIYFSVKWWNTLHQGASVSLTKAPAMAQTMLWGMLLMALCFWMYSIAVGLMRVRAIILEREAHTDWVKQLNEVKH
- the ccmD gene encoding heme exporter protein CcmD, giving the protein MWNSPAEFFAMGGYALYVWSSFGVCALVLLLEPLAVRARHRVIVRRLQREVMAEQFDQKGGK
- the ccmB gene encoding heme exporter protein CcmB: MNAFVAIVHRDLLLVMRRKSEVLTALFFFVIVTSLFPLGIGADTALLRKIAPGVIWVAALLSTLLGLQRMFAADYADGTLEQLVLSPNSFTVAVFGKVLAHWLVCGLPLVLLAPVIGIQFDLDAQSLQVLMASLLLGTPVLSLVGSIGAALTLGVRGGSVLMSLLILPLYIPVLIFGAGAVYASSVGLDITGHFSLLGALLILALAFTPWVSAIAVKIAIE
- a CDS encoding cytochrome c-type biogenesis protein: MLRKLILASLTSIAIACAMNVALAKDATPLADDPVTEQRLIAISEEMRCLVCQNESLAGSRSDLANDLRKEIRILIGEGKTDKQIREFMVERYGDFVLYRPPVKPITWILWIGPFVILLVGIIGLAVYLRRRNQRVPSTTLSAEDNRRIDALLRDAKSSSTENAHD